A single Prevotella sp. E15-22 DNA region contains:
- a CDS encoding MoxR family ATPase, whose protein sequence is MEEQRTDLTAFAERINMLRQQISNVIVGQDENIDLLLTAVLANGHVLLEGVPGVAKTLLARLLAKLIDAKFSRVQFTPDLMPSDVLGTNVFNMKTSDFDFHAGPVFADIVLVDEINRAPAKTQAALFEVMEERQVTIDGQTHAMGQFYTILATQNPVEQEGTYKLPEAQTDRFMMKITMGYPSLDEEVTILERHHSNQHLTALEDVAPVITKEQLVELRQMLEKVFVDPALLRYIAAVVAQTRQSKAVFLGASPRASVAMLQASKAYALLQGRDFVTPDDVRFVAPSILQHRIILTAEAEMEGITPIKAVKRLIEKVEVPK, encoded by the coding sequence ATGGAAGAACAAAGAACCGATTTAACTGCTTTTGCTGAGCGTATCAACATGTTGCGTCAGCAGATCTCTAACGTAATCGTTGGTCAGGACGAGAATATTGACCTGTTACTTACAGCCGTGCTGGCCAATGGTCATGTGCTGTTGGAAGGTGTGCCTGGTGTGGCCAAAACACTGCTGGCTCGTCTGCTGGCCAAACTTATCGACGCCAAGTTCAGTCGTGTGCAGTTCACGCCCGACCTTATGCCGAGCGACGTGCTGGGTACTAATGTCTTTAACATGAAGACCTCTGACTTCGATTTCCACGCAGGCCCCGTGTTTGCTGATATCGTTCTGGTCGACGAGATTAACCGTGCACCAGCTAAGACCCAGGCAGCTCTGTTCGAGGTGATGGAAGAACGCCAGGTAACCATCGATGGTCAGACTCATGCCATGGGTCAGTTCTATACCATCCTGGCTACACAGAATCCTGTGGAGCAGGAGGGAACCTATAAACTTCCAGAAGCTCAGACCGACCGTTTCATGATGAAGATCACGATGGGCTATCCCTCGCTCGATGAAGAGGTAACCATCTTGGAGCGCCATCATTCAAACCAGCATCTCACTGCACTCGAAGATGTTGCTCCTGTCATCACCAAGGAACAATTGGTTGAACTGCGCCAGATGCTCGAAAAGGTGTTTGTCGATCCTGCGTTGCTTCGCTATATTGCCGCCGTTGTAGCACAGACACGTCAGAGTAAGGCCGTGTTCCTGGGTGCATCGCCTCGTGCTTCAGTTGCCATGTTGCAGGCTTCGAAGGCCTATGCGCTTTTGCAGGGACGCGATTTCGTGACACCTGATGACGTGCGTTTCGTGGCTCCCAGTATTCTGCAGCACCGTATTATCCTCACGGCTGAGGCCGAGATGGAGGGTATCACTCCTATTAAGGCAGTGAAACGTTTGATTGAAAAGGTCGAGGTGCCCAAATAA
- a CDS encoding stage II sporulation protein M gives MKEVTFIRHNLDKWRGYESTVESSISTPDELADAYIDITSDLAFSQTHYPKSRITLYLNNLASAIHNRIYRNKRERWSRIVTFWTQEMSQIIWDARKELLISFIIFVVASLIGAVSQWLDPDFSRLILGDAYVDMTLQNIEKGTPMAVYDNDSEGYMFFAITTNNIRVSFLAFASGLLTSFFSGFVLLKNGIMFGCFQTFFAQHNLLGESALAIMLHGTIELSALVIAGAAGIAMGNGWLFPGTYGRLYSFRRGAMKGLKIVVGTVPLFCVAGFIESFLTRHTEYSNVFRLTIISASALFIVYYYIVLPYLRNHNHATDSSKD, from the coding sequence ATGAAAGAAGTCACATTTATCAGGCATAACCTTGACAAATGGCGTGGTTATGAGTCAACGGTAGAGAGTTCTATCTCTACCCCCGATGAATTGGCTGATGCTTATATTGACATCACATCAGACCTTGCTTTCTCGCAAACCCACTATCCCAAGTCGCGCATAACGCTCTATCTGAATAATCTGGCATCGGCCATCCACAATCGGATATATCGTAACAAGCGTGAGCGATGGTCGCGCATAGTCACCTTCTGGACTCAAGAGATGTCACAGATTATTTGGGATGCTCGCAAAGAACTGCTTATTTCGTTCATCATCTTTGTCGTAGCCAGCCTTATAGGTGCTGTCTCTCAGTGGCTCGATCCAGATTTCTCCCGTCTTATCCTTGGCGATGCCTATGTGGATATGACGCTACAGAACATTGAGAAGGGCACGCCGATGGCCGTATATGACAATGATTCCGAGGGCTATATGTTCTTTGCCATTACCACGAATAATATCAGAGTATCGTTTCTGGCTTTCGCCTCAGGACTGCTCACCAGTTTCTTCTCAGGATTTGTGCTGCTCAAGAATGGCATCATGTTTGGTTGCTTCCAGACGTTCTTCGCACAGCACAATCTTTTGGGCGAGAGTGCTTTGGCCATCATGCTGCATGGCACCATTGAGTTGTCGGCTCTCGTCATAGCAGGTGCTGCAGGCATAGCCATGGGCAATGGTTGGCTGTTTCCAGGCACTTACGGTCGTCTCTATTCATTCCGCCGTGGAGCTATGAAGGGACTTAAAATAGTCGTAGGCACGGTGCCCCTGTTCTGTGTGGCAGGCTTTATCGAGAGTTTCTTGACGCGCCATACAGAATACTCCAATGTTTTCCGATTGACCATCATCTCGGCATCGGCCCTCTTTATTGTCTATTATTATATTGTTTTACCATATTTAAGAAATCACAATCATGCAACAGATTCTTCCAAAGATTGA
- a CDS encoding RDD family protein has translation MAESGIITGQYVRIQPTVASVGDRIFAQLIDWLVIIAYMVLLLWIDATLKTSDSVIMYVLLILPPMFYTLLCEIFNQGRSLGKMVMKMRVIKQDGTSPSLGSYLMRWMLYLIDGPLTSFAGLVIMILTRDNQRLGDLAAGTVVIKQQKYKKIQISLDEYDYLAKNYTPRYPQAADLALEQIDIITRAINTRSDDFAQRLNLLAKKVQQKLNIEKKEANDLAFLQRIVRDYQYYALEEI, from the coding sequence ATGGCAGAATCAGGCATCATAACAGGACAATATGTTCGTATTCAACCTACAGTGGCCAGTGTAGGCGACCGCATTTTTGCACAACTTATTGATTGGCTGGTCATCATTGCCTACATGGTACTTCTCCTATGGATTGATGCGACATTGAAGACGAGTGATTCCGTGATCATGTATGTATTGCTCATTCTGCCACCGATGTTCTACACCCTACTCTGCGAAATCTTTAATCAAGGACGTTCCCTTGGCAAGATGGTTATGAAGATGCGCGTCATAAAACAAGATGGCACGTCGCCCAGTCTGGGTTCCTACCTGATGCGCTGGATGTTGTATCTGATTGACGGTCCCTTAACCAGTTTTGCCGGACTGGTTATCATGATCCTGACACGAGACAATCAACGGTTAGGTGATCTGGCAGCAGGCACCGTGGTTATAAAGCAACAAAAATACAAGAAAATACAAATCAGCCTTGACGAATATGACTATCTAGCCAAGAATTATACGCCAAGATATCCCCAGGCCGCTGATTTAGCATTGGAACAGATAGACATAATCACACGCGCCATTAACACTCGCAGTGACGACTTCGCACAGCGTCTTAACCTGTTAGCTAAGAAAGTGCAGCAGAAATTGAATATTGAGAAAAAAGAAGCGAACGACCTCGCCTTCTTACAGCGGATCGTTCGCGATTATCAATATTATGCTTTAGAAGAGATTTAG
- a CDS encoding DUF4350 domain-containing protein — MKSRGKFIIGILLMLVAVLVIEYRMPRRFIWQPTFSHSDAQPFGCLVFDSVMKASMPNGYTVSRQTFFQLYSKGILTHPKHYKDSVVTSPKSLVIITNEILGKGARDHILQIVDEGNTVLLASSSLTEWADTLGIDFHWNRDFQLDAVAGQMLDKGNLQWQLNLPKDSAYQHTKLCQSVYPQMIERTLSVPDSVRHQDLIIYHGMRMGETVSEPVAASFPIGRGELIFVSAPLIMTNYMTLNGNGWALQGRLMDRLKANPVIRIEAYMSATAQEESSPFYVLLREPPLRWSFYLALLGILLFCVFTARRRQRAIPVLTKPQNRNLEFVQLVGSLYWQEHWNPGLLAKKLAYTEEMIRSQKATLSADDQYFMNQVREAASGNFIVSDEELRIYIKELDRIQQSL; from the coding sequence ATGAAGAGTCGCGGCAAGTTTATCATTGGCATCTTGTTAATGCTGGTAGCGGTTCTTGTCATCGAGTATCGCATGCCCCGCCGTTTCATTTGGCAACCCACTTTTAGTCATTCCGACGCTCAGCCTTTTGGTTGCCTAGTGTTCGACAGTGTGATGAAAGCCTCAATGCCAAACGGCTATACGGTGAGTCGCCAAACCTTCTTCCAACTTTATTCCAAAGGTATCCTCACACATCCCAAACACTATAAGGATAGTGTGGTCACCTCACCAAAGTCGCTGGTGATCATCACGAACGAGATACTGGGAAAGGGTGCCCGTGATCACATCCTTCAGATTGTTGACGAGGGAAATACCGTCTTGCTGGCCTCATCATCATTGACCGAGTGGGCCGATACCTTGGGCATCGATTTTCACTGGAACCGAGACTTTCAGTTGGATGCTGTGGCAGGTCAGATGCTTGACAAGGGCAACTTGCAGTGGCAACTTAATCTACCCAAAGATAGTGCATATCAGCATACTAAGTTGTGTCAGTCAGTCTATCCACAGATGATTGAGCGCACCCTCTCAGTTCCTGATAGCGTGCGCCATCAGGATCTGATCATTTATCATGGCATGCGTATGGGCGAGACTGTCAGCGAGCCAGTAGCAGCATCATTCCCCATTGGCAGGGGCGAGCTGATTTTTGTGTCGGCACCGCTGATCATGACAAACTATATGACGCTGAACGGCAATGGATGGGCATTGCAAGGTCGACTGATGGATCGTTTGAAGGCCAATCCAGTTATCCGTATCGAAGCCTATATGAGTGCCACTGCCCAGGAAGAGTCATCACCATTCTATGTGCTACTGCGTGAACCACCGTTGCGGTGGTCATTCTATTTGGCGTTACTTGGCATCCTGCTGTTCTGCGTGTTTACGGCTCGCCGTCGTCAGCGTGCCATTCCCGTTTTGACTAAACCGCAAAACCGCAATCTGGAATTTGTCCAACTTGTTGGCTCGCTATATTGGCAGGAACACTGGAATCCAGGACTGTTGGCCAAGAAACTGGCTTATACGGAAGAGATGATTCGGAGTCAGAAAGCAACACTCTCTGCCGACGATCAGTATTTTATGAACCAGGTAAGAGAGGCTGCCAGTGGCAATTTCATCGTCAGCGACGAGGAACTGAGAATATATATTAAGGAATTAGACAGAATACAACAATCGCTATAA
- a CDS encoding OmpP1/FadL family transporter, translated as MKTKAILAGIMLATAATTAQAGGILTNTNQSIDFLRNPARDAAIGLDGVYSNPAGVAFMPEGFHLGFNWQYAHQTRTITSTNPYLALGKKNNGSDTKIFEGVADAPFIPSLQAAWNKNNWSLQFNLSVPGGGGSCEYADGLGSFENTVGSIANQLKPLGATGYDMDGYMQGRQYYFGFQVGTAYKVNEHLAVYGGMRLLYGSATYKAKISNIMVRLANDQYVNFGSFLESAATTVDAGLDQVNAGMAQYEAAGATELPQYAELVAKKAQLEGTKGSLNALQKYSEGVNLLCNQSSVGIAPVVGIDYKIGQFNFAAKYEFKTEIHMKNESTVNQASEIAAVNKFRDGEEVNEDQPAQLALGAQWSPVDVVRLNAGWHHYFDKSANWYNNSQNLLDHDSNEFLLGAEWDINDRVTISLGGQITRYGLTDQYMNDMSFVVNSYSLGFGANFKVSDNVIVKGGYFQTNYGDYDRKDYPTTGVSDSFTRTNYVLGLGCELTL; from the coding sequence ATGAAAACAAAAGCAATTCTGGCCGGCATCATGCTGGCAACAGCCGCCACAACAGCTCAGGCTGGTGGCATCTTAACCAACACGAACCAGAGTATTGACTTCCTTCGCAACCCTGCTCGCGATGCGGCTATTGGTCTCGATGGTGTCTACAGTAACCCTGCCGGTGTAGCTTTCATGCCCGAAGGCTTCCATCTTGGTTTCAACTGGCAGTATGCACACCAAACACGTACCATTACTTCTACCAATCCCTATCTGGCACTGGGTAAGAAGAATAATGGTTCAGACACCAAGATTTTCGAGGGCGTCGCTGATGCACCTTTCATCCCTTCACTTCAGGCTGCGTGGAATAAGAACAACTGGAGTTTGCAGTTTAACTTGTCTGTGCCTGGTGGTGGCGGTTCATGCGAATACGCTGATGGTTTGGGTTCTTTCGAGAATACGGTAGGTTCTATTGCCAATCAGCTGAAGCCTCTGGGCGCTACAGGTTATGATATGGACGGCTATATGCAAGGACGTCAGTATTATTTCGGTTTCCAGGTAGGTACGGCTTATAAAGTGAACGAGCATTTGGCTGTTTATGGTGGTATGCGTTTGCTTTATGGTTCTGCGACCTATAAGGCAAAGATTAGCAATATCATGGTTAGACTGGCCAATGACCAGTACGTGAACTTCGGCAGCTTCCTGGAAAGCGCTGCAACGACAGTTGATGCAGGACTGGATCAGGTTAATGCTGGTATGGCTCAATATGAGGCTGCTGGTGCCACCGAACTTCCTCAATATGCCGAATTGGTTGCCAAGAAGGCACAGTTAGAGGGTACGAAAGGTAGTCTGAATGCTTTGCAAAAGTACTCTGAGGGTGTGAATCTACTGTGTAACCAGTCAAGTGTTGGTATTGCACCTGTTGTGGGTATTGACTATAAGATTGGCCAATTTAACTTTGCTGCCAAGTATGAGTTCAAGACCGAGATTCACATGAAGAACGAGTCGACGGTGAACCAGGCCAGCGAGATTGCTGCCGTGAATAAGTTCCGTGATGGTGAGGAGGTTAATGAGGACCAGCCAGCTCAGTTGGCTTTGGGTGCCCAGTGGAGTCCCGTTGATGTTGTTCGTCTGAATGCTGGTTGGCATCATTATTTCGACAAGAGTGCTAACTGGTATAACAATAGTCAGAATCTGCTGGACCACGACTCTAACGAGTTCTTATTGGGTGCAGAGTGGGATATTAACGATCGCGTGACAATCTCACTGGGTGGACAGATCACTCGCTACGGACTTACCGACCAGTATATGAACGATATGTCGTTTGTGGTTAATAGCTATAGCTTGGGATTTGGAGCTAATTTCAAGGTGAGCGACAATGTAATTGTCAAGGGAGGCTATTTCCAGACGAACTATGGTGACTACGACCGTAAGGACTATCCTACGACAGGTGTCAGTGACTCGTTCACTCGTACCAACTACGTGCTGGGTCTGGGATGTGAATTGACTCTCTAA
- a CDS encoding DUF4129 domain-containing protein → MPLDSLQIDTLQLSAFQHDPQFDYDRELMGGSQNMLEWLMSVVNEWIAEALGAVTDQEFTYYLLVVLGVAVLALVAWFWWYKRPKLFMRSEKGDGLDYDVEEDTIYGVNFEAAIRHALDAHDYRQVVRLVYLQTLKYLEDEGKIEWQASKTPSQYVRQMNMPAFTKLSRHFINVRYGNFEATSEVYNQVTMLQSEIMRGGVGV, encoded by the coding sequence ATGCCATTAGATTCTCTTCAGATAGATACCCTGCAGCTGTCTGCCTTCCAGCACGACCCGCAGTTTGACTACGACCGTGAGCTCATGGGCGGCAGTCAGAATATGCTGGAATGGCTCATGTCGGTAGTCAACGAATGGATTGCCGAAGCCTTGGGTGCTGTTACAGACCAGGAGTTTACCTATTATCTGCTTGTCGTGCTAGGTGTCGCTGTTCTGGCTCTTGTCGCCTGGTTCTGGTGGTATAAGCGTCCCAAGTTGTTTATGAGGAGCGAGAAGGGTGATGGACTGGATTATGATGTTGAAGAGGATACTATCTATGGTGTCAACTTTGAGGCCGCCATCCGTCATGCGCTGGATGCCCATGACTATCGGCAGGTTGTGCGACTGGTCTATTTGCAGACCCTCAAGTATTTAGAGGACGAAGGAAAGATTGAATGGCAGGCATCTAAAACACCTTCACAGTATGTGCGCCAAATGAATATGCCTGCCTTTACTAAATTGTCGCGCCATTTCATCAACGTGCGTTATGGCAACTTTGAGGCTACATCCGAGGTGTATAATCAGGTGACGATGCTTCAGAGTGAGATTATGAGAGGAGGTGTCGGCGTATGA